In one Rutidosis leptorrhynchoides isolate AG116_Rl617_1_P2 chromosome 8, CSIRO_AGI_Rlap_v1, whole genome shotgun sequence genomic region, the following are encoded:
- the LOC139864581 gene encoding uncharacterized protein — MREAFPHAAIPKSLYELRKIIRDLGLENKDKIKCDVCQTSRYKQINNDSENESTTEANNDGDYEVKKVGAKVLRYFTLIPRLQRLFMSPKTAGLMRWHEESHTKDGRLKHPTDSPAWKTIDYENKEFTKEPHNVRLGLASDGFNPFRNMSVSHSTWPVVLMPYNLPPWLCMKKPFLFLSLLIPGPSAPGNNIDVYMQPLVDELKELWDTRVNTYDASTKRYFTLRASLLWTVSEFPAYANLSGWSTKGKLACPSCHKETRSTRLSNSHKEIFMAHRHWLESFHPFRMDKDSFDGTEEREGPPRSLTGEQVLAELKGFEIKFGKLVKDNPSLPYNWKKRNGKTKDHLKGRRDLEEMGIRHELHPEPLSNGKVYLPPACFKMVKPTPKMLGLKSHDNHILMQQLLPVAIRNILPKHVRSVIMKLCRCYRQLCSKVLNPNDLFNMEKDIGKILCDLERIFPPSFFDVMIHLSVHLASEARFGGRVHYCWKYPIEREHLNILSHQSPKKCKRDIQHLHSQEFEEWLSDYVDEDMTSRDNRIASDIETLAKGPNEVVNKYKGYIINGFRFHIKDVEKNRTTQNSGVILQALTSSLSSARDNDPIVGDVTYYGVLKDIIELQYGDEKKVVLFHCDWISSDPVRKDWKVVIKTTPRDNFDMDEQICIDDVETHLQSDTPMGPQLVENETIDMVRGDLDGAIVDDDTLVAAIDKNQIDHDQGQICECSTCVLEQGS; from the exons ATGAGGGAAGCCTTCCCTCATGCTGCCATACCGAAGTCattgtatgaattaaggaagataaTAAGAGATTTGGGTCTAG AAAACAAGGACAAAATTAAGTGTGACGTATGTCAGACCTCAAGATATAAACAAATTAATAATGATTCTGAAAATGAGTCAACCACAGAAGCTAATAATGATGGTGATTATGAAGTTAAGAAGGTTGGAGCAAAAGTGTTGCGTTATTTTACACTCATACCACGCTTGCAAAGATTGTTTATGTCACCTAAAACGGCCGGGTTGATGAGATGGCATGAAGAGAGTCATACGAAAGATGGTAGATTAAAACATCCCACAGATTCACCAGCCTGGAAAACAATCGATTATGAGAATAAGGAATTTACTAAAGAACCTCATAATGTGAGGCTTGGTTTGGCGAGTGATGGGTTTAACCCTTTTAGAAACATGAGTGTTTCACATAGTACATGGCCTGTTGTTTTGATGCCATATAATCTACCTCCATGGTTGTGCATGAAAAAACCTTTTCTATTCCTAAGTTTACTTATACCCGGTCCATCTGCTCCAGGTAATAATATAGATGTCTATATGCAACCTCTAGTTGATGAGTTGAAAGAGTTGTGGGATACTAGAGTTAATACTTATGACGCATCAACTAAGAGATACTTCACACTGCGTGCTTCTTTGTTATGGACGGTAAGTGAATTTCCTGCGTATGCGAATTTATCGGGTTGGAGCACTAAAGGTAAATTAGCTTGTCCTTCATGCCATAAGGAAACCAGATCAACACGGTTATCAAACTCCCACAAAGAAATCTTCATGGCACATCGTCACTGGTTGGAATCGTTTCATCCTTTCCGTATGGATAAAGATTCTTTTGATGGCACGGAAGAACGTGAAGGGCCACCGCGTAGCTTAACAGGGGAACAAGTGCTTGCGGAGCTGAAAGGTTTTGAAATAAAATTTggaaaacttgtgaaggataacccaTCCTTACCATATAATTGGAAGAAGAGAA ATGGAAAGACCAAGGATCATTTAAAAGGACGTCGTGATTTGGAAGAAATGGGTATTAGACATGAACTTCATCCAGAACCTTTATCAAATGGCAAAGTGTATTTGCCTCCTGCATGTTTCAAAATg GTAAAACCCACTCCAAAAATGTTAGGCCTAAAAAGTCACGATAATCATATTTTGATGCAGCAGTTGCTTCCCGTGGCAATAAGAAATATTTTACCGAAGCATGTGCGTTCTGTTATCATGAAGTTATGTCGGTGCTACAGACAATTATGCTCAAAAGTTCTTAATCCTAATGATTTGTTTAACATGGAAAAAGATATTGGAAAaatactttgtgatttagaaaggaTTTTTCCACCATCATTTTTTGACGTCATGATTCATCTATCGGTTCATCTTGCTTCAGAGGCCAGATTTGGGGGACGTGTTCATTACTGTTGGAAGTATCCAATCGAGAG AGAGCATCTGAATATTCTTAGTCATCAGAGTCCAAAAAAATGTAAGCGTGACATTCAACATTTACATAGTCAGGAGTTTGAGGAGTGGCTGTCTGATTAC GTTGATGAGGACATGACTAGTCGGGATAACAGAATCGCAAGTGATATAGAGACATTGGCAAAAGGTCCAAATGAGGTTGTAAACAAATATAAGGGATATATCATAAATGGTTTCCGATTTCACATTAAAGATGTAGAGAAGAATAGGACAACACAAAATAGCGGAGTCATACTTCAGGCTCTAACAAGTAGCTTGTCGAGTGCTAGAGATAACGATCCTATTGTGGGAGATGTCACTTACTACGGTGTTTTAAAAGATATAATCGAGTTGCAGTATGGTGATGAGAAGAAAGTTGTTTTGTTCCATTGTGATTGGATATCAAGTG ATCCTGTTCGTAAAGATTGGAAAGTTGTGATCAAGACAACACCTAGAGATAATTTTGACATGGATGAACAAATTTGTATCGATGATGTAGAAACACATTTGCAGAGTGACACACCGATGGGTCCTCAACTTgtagaaaatgagactattgaTATGGTTAGAGGCGATTTGGATGGGGCCATTGTTGATGATGATACTTTAGTTGCTGCTATAGATAAAAATCAAATTGATCATGATCAGGGGCAGATTTGTGAGTGTTCAACATGTGTGCTAGAACAAGGCTCATAA